One region of Fervidobacterium sp. genomic DNA includes:
- the ftsZ gene encoding cell division protein FtsZ, whose translation MPFMIEKEHKQHFERIPGIPILKVVGVGGAGCNAINRMAEMGLKGVTLIAVNTDAQVLEISKADITVQIGEKLTKGLGAGGNPKVGEEAALEDRKKLEDMLHGTDMLFITAGFGGGTGTGAAPVIAEIAKNLGILTVAIVTMPFFFEGTPRWNVALEGVKRISGKVDTLIKISNNKLLEQLSPSTTIVDAFSTADEILHQGVKGISDLIMKRGYINLDFADVESVMRNAGNAMLGIGIGKGEKRVYDAARKALDRKFLDYPIENARSLILNISAPRNATLQEMQEAAMIVKQTCSEDADMKFGMVIDDELAEDEMRVTVIATRFDVEEKFAKSEEDIPAIYKFGLDYKGRSE comes from the coding sequence ATGCCGTTCATGATAGAAAAGGAACATAAACAGCACTTTGAGAGGATACCAGGAATACCAATATTAAAAGTCGTAGGTGTTGGCGGAGCAGGATGTAATGCAATCAACAGGATGGCGGAGATGGGGTTGAAGGGAGTCACATTGATAGCTGTGAACACAGATGCCCAAGTGCTTGAAATAAGTAAAGCGGATATAACTGTTCAAATTGGTGAGAAATTAACCAAAGGGCTTGGTGCTGGTGGAAATCCCAAGGTAGGTGAGGAAGCCGCACTTGAGGACCGGAAAAAGTTAGAAGACATGCTTCATGGTACGGATATGCTTTTTATAACAGCTGGATTTGGAGGCGGAACAGGAACAGGTGCTGCACCAGTTATTGCTGAGATTGCAAAAAACCTTGGTATTCTAACCGTGGCGATTGTGACGATGCCATTTTTCTTTGAAGGCACGCCACGCTGGAATGTAGCACTTGAAGGTGTTAAACGTATATCTGGAAAAGTTGATACACTGATAAAGATAAGTAACAACAAACTGTTAGAACAATTGTCACCAAGTACTACAATTGTTGATGCATTCTCAACGGCGGATGAAATACTACATCAAGGTGTGAAAGGAATTTCCGATCTGATAATGAAAAGAGGTTATATAAATCTTGATTTTGCCGATGTTGAATCAGTTATGAGAAATGCAGGTAATGCCATGCTTGGTATCGGTATTGGTAAGGGTGAAAAAAGGGTTTACGATGCTGCTCGAAAGGCACTTGACAGGAAATTTCTGGATTATCCAATCGAAAATGCACGTTCTTTAATATTGAATATTTCAGCACCGCGGAATGCAACATTGCAAGAAATGCAAGAGGCTGCGATGATTGTTAAGCAAACCTGTAGTGAGGATGCTGATATGAAATTTGGAATGGTAATAGATGATGAACTTGCCGAGGATGAAATGAGGGTTACAGTAATTGCCACAAGATTTGACGTGGAAGAGAAGTTTGCAAAATCCGAAGAAGATATACCGGCTATATACAAATTTGGACTTGACTACAAAGGTAGAAGCGAATAA
- a CDS encoding ATPase, T2SS/T4P/T4SS family, whose translation MFLEKEAKIKKLGDVLIEKNIITPYELERALEMQQDLKKPLGEILVQMGYCTWDDIVKALAEQYQIHACVGEIKLNEEFVKSFPRDVLHELKIVPIDERDGKLFVGISNVYDIPVIKRRLKFRMGKDVDFCLMPPSTFETLYNSVIHGITKSVFTEQMTEAIVQQEEVKEEEIKEELSEEETPVVKLVSNIVNHAIELDASDIHIEPQRKNVVVRYRVDGVLRRITEYPRNMHSAVVSRIKILSGLDIVERRLPQDGKFFIKKGEEQFDLRVSTMPSVLGEKVVMRILKVSSSKKRLEDLGYSPYNYERIQKLIEHPYGIILVTGPTGSGKSTTLVAIINSLNSEDVNIVTAEDPVEYTVDGITQCQVNADIGLTFAKYLRAFLRQDPDIIMVGEIRDRETAQLAVEASLTGHLVLSTLHTNTAAGAIDRLVNMGIEPSLISASLIGVMGQRLVRRVCQKCKVEAELPPQYVEKAKKIFPDMRPIQYVGQGCQACNNTGYKGRTAVAEVLVVNDEMRRLIQKEASTYELDKSARRNGMISMFQDGLYKVLNGETTIEEVLAIVGEEEE comes from the coding sequence ATTTTTTTGGAAAAAGAAGCGAAAATTAAAAAGTTGGGAGATGTTTTAATCGAAAAAAACATAATAACTCCATATGAACTTGAAAGAGCTCTTGAAATGCAGCAAGATTTGAAAAAACCTCTTGGTGAAATACTTGTACAGATGGGGTATTGTACATGGGATGATATAGTCAAAGCACTCGCTGAACAATATCAAATACATGCTTGTGTTGGTGAAATAAAATTAAATGAGGAATTCGTCAAATCTTTTCCCAGGGATGTTTTACATGAACTTAAGATTGTTCCCATCGATGAACGTGATGGAAAACTATTTGTAGGTATATCAAACGTTTATGATATTCCTGTCATAAAAAGAAGGTTAAAATTCCGCATGGGTAAAGATGTTGATTTCTGTTTGATGCCTCCGAGTACGTTTGAGACACTGTACAACAGCGTGATTCATGGAATAACTAAATCTGTATTTACCGAGCAAATGACTGAAGCCATTGTTCAGCAAGAAGAAGTGAAAGAGGAAGAAATTAAAGAAGAGCTCAGTGAAGAGGAAACACCTGTTGTGAAACTTGTTTCAAACATAGTAAACCATGCTATAGAACTTGACGCCAGTGATATACATATAGAACCACAACGAAAAAACGTTGTTGTCAGATACAGAGTCGATGGAGTTTTAAGGAGAATAACTGAGTACCCAAGAAACATGCACTCTGCTGTTGTATCAAGGATTAAGATACTTTCTGGATTAGACATAGTTGAGAGAAGACTTCCGCAAGACGGGAAGTTTTTCATAAAAAAAGGGGAAGAACAATTTGATTTACGTGTTTCAACGATGCCATCTGTTCTCGGTGAAAAAGTTGTTATGAGGATTTTAAAAGTCTCCTCATCTAAGAAAAGACTTGAAGATCTTGGTTACTCTCCTTACAACTATGAGCGCATTCAAAAGCTAATAGAACATCCATACGGCATAATATTAGTTACAGGACCAACAGGTAGCGGTAAATCAACAACACTGGTTGCAATAATAAATTCGCTGAACTCAGAGGATGTGAATATAGTAACAGCCGAAGATCCTGTTGAATACACAGTAGATGGTATTACGCAATGTCAAGTAAATGCTGATATCGGATTAACTTTTGCAAAATATCTAAGGGCATTCCTGAGGCAAGATCCAGACATTATAATGGTTGGTGAAATAAGGGATAGAGAAACTGCTCAGCTTGCTGTGGAAGCTTCGCTTACAGGACACTTAGTACTTTCAACATTGCATACCAATACAGCCGCTGGTGCTATAGACAGACTTGTAAACATGGGAATTGAACCATCTCTTATATCTGCCTCTTTAATAGGTGTCATGGGGCAAAGACTTGTTAGACGTGTTTGCCAAAAATGTAAAGTTGAAGCTGAACTTCCTCCGCAATATGTTGAAAAGGCTAAAAAAATTTTCCCTGATATGAGACCTATCCAGTATGTTGGTCAAGGTTGTCAGGCTTGTAATAATACCGGATATAAAGGCAGAACTGCCGTTGCTGAAGTACTTGTTGTGAACGATGAAATGCGCAGGCTTATTCAAAAAGAGGCATCAACATATGAACTTGACAAGTCGGCGAGAAGAAATGGAATGATTTCAATGTTCCAAGATGGATTGTACAAAGTTCTCAATGGAGAAACAACGATTGAAGAAGTCCTTGCCATCGTCGGAGAAGAGGAGGAATAA